From one Synergistaceae bacterium genomic stretch:
- a CDS encoding thioredoxin family protein, producing MTMSKILLFFAAIFAVCLLLPLPSDAAEGSAGRPALLELMTLSCPACREMGKVLAEFEAKHGGAIEVRIIDVREDANAARLYQVRYVPTLVFLDEEGKVLETKVGYIPLEALEKEWYKLGYSLDRGELPPR from the coding sequence ATGACTATGTCCAAGATCCTGCTGTTCTTCGCGGCAATTTTTGCCGTCTGCCTGCTTCTGCCTCTGCCATCGGACGCGGCCGAGGGGTCGGCGGGGAGGCCGGCCCTTCTGGAGCTGATGACCCTGTCTTGCCCCGCCTGCAGGGAGATGGGCAAAGTCCTGGCCGAGTTCGAGGCTAAGCACGGCGGCGCCATCGAGGTCAGGATAATCGACGTTCGCGAGGACGCGAACGCCGCAAGGCTCTACCAGGTGCGCTACGTCCCCACCCTGGTCTTCCTCGACGAGGAGGGCAAGGTGCTGGAGACAAAAGTGGGCTACATACCCCTCGAGGCCCTCGAAAAAGAGTGGTACAAGCTCGGCTACAGCCTTGACAGAGGCGAACTGCCGCCGCGATGA
- a CDS encoding cytochrome C biogenesis protein, whose translation MSEIYSSLYTLFHGSGLLAYAALFAWGILGMTLSPCSVATIPLVVGYIGNSDAPDFRTSFKISLAFSAGVFVNLAFLGGLLTSAGLFLGGIDRYTNYIVAVVFLVFGLHLLGAVSIPWFRGGSAPGTKYTGLKGALVLGVVSGLALGPCSFAYSAPVIMLAISVASTDMLRALLLVAAYGAGLSSVIIAAGSASDLFSRFVFKGGRGTAWLERISGLLLIAAAVYLALSSPSLY comes from the coding sequence ATGAGCGAGATCTACTCGTCCCTGTACACTCTTTTCCACGGCAGCGGCCTCCTCGCCTACGCCGCGCTCTTCGCCTGGGGGATCCTCGGGATGACCCTCAGCCCGTGCAGCGTCGCCACGATTCCGCTGGTGGTGGGCTACATAGGCAACTCCGACGCGCCCGACTTCCGGACGTCGTTCAAGATCTCGCTCGCCTTCTCGGCCGGGGTATTCGTCAACCTGGCCTTTCTGGGAGGGCTGCTCACGTCGGCGGGGCTGTTCCTCGGAGGAATCGACCGTTACACCAACTATATAGTGGCGGTGGTATTCCTGGTCTTCGGGCTTCACCTGCTGGGCGCGGTCAGCATCCCATGGTTTCGGGGCGGCTCCGCGCCCGGTACCAAGTACACCGGGCTCAAGGGCGCTCTAGTCCTCGGGGTCGTGTCCGGGCTGGCTCTGGGACCGTGCAGCTTCGCCTACTCCGCGCCGGTCATCATGCTGGCGATAAGCGTCGCCTCCACAGACATGCTGCGCGCCCTGCTTCTGGTGGCCGCCTACGGCGCCGGGCTTAGCTCCGTGATAATCGCCGCCGGAAGCGCGTCCGACCTCTTCTCCAGGTTCGTGTTCAAGGGAGGGCGAGGGACCGCTTGGCTGGAGCGAATCAGCGGACTGCTGCTGATCGCAGCCGCCGTCTACCTCGCCCTCTCCTCCCCTTCTCTGTACTAG